DNA sequence from the Leptospirillum ferrooxidans C2-3 genome:
CGGCCGGCATACCGGCTTTTTCATTTTTCACCACCGGATTCTCCAGTGGTCGGGAGGATGGATCCCTGGCCTTTGGCAGTGGTTCTCCGGAGTCGTCGCCGGAGGCTTCGTAGCCTTCCTCTTTCAAGGCCTCCCGGATGACGGAAAAATCGATCGGGGTGGTTGATTCAATCTGGGCAGACCCCTTTTCGAGAGACACGTCAGCCCGGGTGATTCCCTTCTGGTTTAAAAGGGCCTTGGTCACGTGTCGGACACAGTTCTGGCAGGTCATTCCGGAGACCCGAAAACTCTGTGTGTGAGGCAATTTCGACTCCTTGTTGGTGGGGTTTGAAGGGAAGGTCAGACAGATGTCAGAGAAAGATTATCCTCCGTTCGTATTATGTGGGCAAGAACTCAGGGGGACGGGAGGGAAGCAGACGGAGGTCTCATGACGGATGTTCGATAGAGAATGAGAAAAAGAATCAGGGAGAGAACCCCGAAAGCCGCTCCCATATAAAGGGGAGTGTTGACCATTCCTTTTTTCCAGAACAGACCGGCCAGTGCCGGGCCAAAAACGGCAGCCACTCCAAGGGAGGAGAGATGGATGCTTTGGGCCCATCCGGCATGCTCCGGCCTGACCAGTTGTCCGGCAAGGGCCTGTCTGATCCCACCAGGCCCCCGAAGACAGGCAAATCGGAGTGTGAAAAGTGCGCATGCCCATCCAAAGGATGATGGAAGTGGCATCAGAAAAAGAGAGATGACTGCCAGGAACTGGAGCAGGACTGTAGCTCTTAGCAGATGGGAATGATGGTGCTTGCGGGCAAGAAGAGCGGAAAAAAGGGCAGCTGCCAGAAAGGAAATTCCCAGAACGAGTGAAATGGTTTGTGGTCCCATCTGGAACCTGAGCATGAACCAGTATGAGATCGAGGGATCGGTGATTCCCATGGAAAGCCCGAAAAGAGCATTCGATGTCGCAAGCAGAAGCAGGCTCTTTTTTTCACCGGGGAGAAGGGGGGAGTTGGGATGATCGACAGACCTCCCCTTTATCTTTGTTTCCTCAAGGACTCCTGCCTTCCTCAAAAGGAAAATATTCAGGAGGGAAGATGCAATCATCAGAAGAAGAAGTCCCTTGAGATTTTCCAGAGGGAAAATTTTCATTCCATGAGGCAGAAATGCTCCGGACAGGCCACCGATTGCCATACCGGAGAGCCCTGCTGCCAGATTGCTGCTGACCGTGGAGAAAAGGCGTTCGAGGTGAATGGTCTTGAGGATGGTCGTCTGTTCCGCCGGTGTAAAAGGGCCCGGGGATCCATTGGACCTTTGTCCAAGTCCCGAAAGAGCCGCTGCAATCCAGATCCAGACCGGATGGTGGTTCCAGAGAAAAAAAAGGCATGGCGTCATGGTCAGGAGCTCGCCTGATACAAGGATGGGAATCCCCCTTCTCCGATCCGCGATCCGGCCAATGGCCAACGTCAATAGAAAATCGAAGAGCAGTCCGGAAGAAAGGGCGATACCCGCATTGACAGGAGACCAGCCCAACAGATGGAGATCAGGCAGAAACCAGACGATCAGGAAGCCCTGGGCGATCCCTCTCAAAAACCGATTTGCAGAGAGGATCGGGATAATGGTCATGGAGGACTTTGTTTCGGGGAGTCTCTGGATTCGGGGTGAATCGCTCAATTCAAAGGGTCTTTATCTTCACTGGGGAGTCCTGGATGAGTCCCGGGGTATGCCTCTCATTTTGTGGAGAGTATCTTGCCGGATTGAAACGCCATTCCTGCGGTCCCGGATCTTTTTTGGGAGAGGTCAGAAGCGATTCCATGGCAAAGAGGACCGATTCCGGGGAGATCGCCTGAATGCATTTGTTATCCCCAGCGCAGGGAGGTGTTGGTGTCTGGTGGAGGCAGGGGCTGCAATAGATAGGTTCATAAAGAAAAATGCTTTTGGGGGGATTGGGCCGGTAAAGGACAAGATCCGGATGGGTTGGACCGAACATCGCGACCGTGGGGGTTCCCAGGGCAAGTGCCAGATGAAGGGGCCCACTGTCGTTTGTCAGGAAGAGGGAGGCTTTTTTGAGAAGGATCGCCGTTTCCTGAAGGGTCAGTCGTCCGGCCACGTTTCTCATGAAATGTCGGGAGCCGGAGAAGGCTTTGAGTATGGGTTCGTTGTATTGGTATTCTCCGGGGCTTCCGGGAAAGACAACGTTGGTATCCGGAAACCTTTGGAAAAACAGTTCGAGCAGGCGGATGAAATGAGCCCTTGGCCAACGACGCTCATGAGAAAGTTTTGATGCATTGGGATTGATGACCAGAAGTCTTTTCTGTGGATCCGGAAGGTTCAGTTTTTCGAGAACGCGTTCCTGTTCTCTGAAAGAAAAAAGAATTGGTATCTTGGGGGATTGTGCTAAGGGTCCAAGTCCCAGAAGGTTTCCAATCTGCCTGAAGACGGTGGACAGGGGCTGGTGTCTGTTGAAATAGATGGAATGGGTGAGAAATCGGTCCCTCGACCGGCTGGGCTTGCTTTTCAATCCCACCCGTATCGATGCTCCGCTCGCGAGGGAGAGAATCATCGAGAGTGATTGATGTGTGTGGATCTGCAAATCGATAAAGACCGTTGGTTTTCCCTTTCGGAGGATGCGAATTTTTTTCCAGAACTGGAGAGGGGACTTTAGAAAATGACCAAGTCCCGGATTGGAAAACAGGATGGTTCTTGTAATCTGGGGCAATATTTTTGCGAATTCCTCATTTTTTCTATGTGTCAGAAGAATAATGCCGGATTCGGGAAAACGATTCTTGATGGCATCTAGAAGCGGAATGATTGTGACCAGACTTCCCCATCCGGAAAATTTGGAGACAATGATATCGCCCGACATTCCGTCCGGGAGAAGGTCCGCTATGGAGGAAGGATCCTGATCGCGGTGCTCTTCAAAACGACGGTCATCCGCTTTTTTTTCGGGATTGCTTGCCATTATTCCCTTTCAGGGAGATTTTTCGGCCTATGACTTGCGTCAATCCGAAGCATTCCCTTCTTCCAGAATTTTTTCATATTCCATCATAGCCTGTGGAGGAAGATTCTTCTTTCCATGAATCATCGACGAGAGAAGATTCGTTCCGAATGTCAATTCGCTCATGATAACGCCACCGATATGGAGGATGACAATCGCGACAATGATATACATTCCGGTGCTGTGGATGTTTGAGAGAAGATCATCAATGGATTTTCTGGTGGCATGATCCATATTGTGGAGAGCCGGAACCGGCCAGTAGCCCCAATTGAGACTTCCCCATAGGACCCCTGTGACAATCTGGAGAGGCAGGAGGATGAACAGAAGGGGAATATAAAGGAATCGCCCAAGACGGTTGTGGCCAGGTTCTGGTGGTTCCATCGGCTGTCCATTTTGATCTTTGGGCGGATTTTTGTGAATGCTGATTTCGTGTCGCAGCACTCCCAGGACCGACTGTCCTTTTTCGGTAATCCTGAGATCTTTGACGCGGCTGAAGGTTTTCCCCCGGAAGAGAAGAAAAAAGCGATAAAGAAAAAATCCTGCGAAGACAAGTCCAACGACCCAGTGGGTTTTTTTGAAGAGTCCGGAGGTTTCTTTGGAAAGACCCAGTTCCTTGTGCCAGTCGAACAGAAAGGATGTTTCCAGAAGGAGGAGGATGGAAAGGGCATTTGCCCAATGCCATATCCGTAAGCCTGGCTCCCAAATCTTCATGGTTTTCATATCGGATTTTGTATCAGTGTCCAACTTTTGGCTCCTGTCGTGCGATCGGTTTGTCGGTGATGGCGAAGGTGCTCGTCTTGAGAACTCTTTTCATCCGTGAGAAGGATCGGCCACAGGGAGGTTCAAGTCAATAAAGATCCGTTTTCGGAGACGATGGTGTTTCTCCGTTCCACTGGCCGCCCTTTTCAGGAACCGGTATCCGGTAATATGAGATGGGCCCGGGATTTCGTGCACGAGGTTCCTTCCTGGTGACGGATCAGCTGCAACTGAAGATAGGAATCCCCTGTCGGAAGTTCGAGTGTCTGGTGAACAGGACAGAATCCTGAAAAGACAAGGTCCAGGATATAACGCCCGGCGACCATGGGAGGGGCGATGAAGCGTCCTGTCGGATCAAGAGAGATCTCCCTTGTGGTTTCTCCCGGCCCTTCCGCTGTCAGAAAAAAGCTCAGCGTTGGAGAAGCCGTCCCGGACTTCGGGGCGGAAAGACCGTTGATGATCCCGGATAGAAGGGCTGGTTTCGTCAGGTGTTTTCCTTCGTTGTCGATCGCTTTCCCGGACAGGATGATGGTTCCCTGACCGCAGTGGATGAAAGAGACTCTGACAAGCTCAATTCTCAGCGGCACTGGCTGACCGGGGTTTTTAGGAACATTGATCGATCCCTTGATGGGGCAGTAGCCAACCGGCTGTGTTGAAAGGGCATAATGTCCCGGCAAAAGATCCGCTTCAAACGAACCGTCGGCTCTTGTGAGGAGTTCCCGATTGGTTCGGGTGCCGCTTCCCTTCAGGAAAATGGTTGCGTGATTGATTGGAAGCCCCTCCGAGATCAGTTTGCCCGATATTCGGGTTCGTTCTCCATTGGAGGGGAGTGACCCCTGGAGAGTTTGGCAAGCGGATAAGGAGAAAAGTGTGAGGGCTACCAAAACGATCGACATGGACAGCGGGGAAGAAAGGGGCAGCCGAGTCTTTTTCACGAGAGTAAACCCTTTCAATGAAAAACTGTTAGAATTTTGCAAACGCCTGACCATGAGGATAACGAAAAAAAGGGAAGGGGCAGGACCGGGCTATCTATTCTTGAAGTATAATCGATTTTGGGGTTCTTGGAAAACAGAATGATGTGCGGACTCCCCATGGACGTCTGCTTGTCCTCTATGTTCTCTTTCTGGTGGGCTTTGCCCGGACCGGATTCAATCGATGGAAGAGGGATGTGAAAAAAAGATTTTCAACGCTTGTCGGCGGGTATTGGGCAATCGCCTTGACGACCCTGATCTGGGGTTTTCATTATGTCGTTCTGTATGAACCTTTAAGAATGCTTACTCCCCGACATTTTTTGACGTTGCGTTTTGGTTGGGGAGCCATTTTGTTGCTTCTTCTTGGCCCCAGACTTTTTTCCCTGCTGAAAGAGCTCACATTGGGTCAATGGTCCGGTTTGGCCTTTTTGGCGTTCCTGTCGACCGTTTCCTATCAGATTTCTTTTTTTAAAGCGGTCTCTCTCCTTGATCCCCTCACGATTTCACTCATTTTGTCGCTTGGCCCCTTGATTTTGGCTGTATTTGGGCATATCGGTGCAGGCGAGCGTTACAAAAAGAGTCAATGGGGCGGGATGCTGGTGGTTTTTATGGGGACAGCCGTTCTCGTTGGCGGAGGTGCTCCCGTCGGAAGCGGACCATTCTGGTTGACCGGATTATTATGGGGGGCTCTTTGCCTTTTTCTGTTTGTCCTTCAGACTCTTTGGTCCAGAAGACTTCTCCGGACGCTCCCGCCGTTGACGGTGACCGTCCTGCCGATCCTGATCGGAGGACTGTTCATCGCCCTGTCCAGCCCGAAAGAACTGCTTCTCTCTCCAGACGAAAGAGTTCCGGTCGTTTATTTCGCCTTGTTCTATACGATTGGCATCGCGCTTTATCTGGCCTATTTCCTCTGGAACCGGGCCCTTTCCGTCCTGGGAAGCACCCGAACGAGTTTTTTGGTCAATGGGCAGCCCATTGTAACGGCTCTGGGCGCAATTATTTTTTTGGGAAAGCCTCTCTCCTTCCATCAGGTCGCTGGAGGACTTTTGATGCTGTCTGGCTATGCCCTGTTTTTTGTTCCGGAGTTTCTGGATAAGCCGCTCCCGCTCGGAGATGCTCTTGACGTGGCATCGAACGGGGAGAGCATGCCCCAATAACGGCCTTTTTTTGGGAAGTCGTGGGAGGTCAGTCGTATTTTCTCCTGCGGTGTTTGGCTTTGGGGAAGTGTCTCATGTTGTTTGGTCGATTCCAGAGATGGTCAAATTCTTTCACAAACTGTTTTGCCATGATCGGGTCTTCCGTGAGAAATAGGTTGTTGTCCTGCTGGAGCCTGTGACCGCAGGAATAACGCCGGCATGCGGCTCCTTCTCCGGGGGGAGACCAGTTGGCCGATCCTGTCCTCAGGATCCTGCCATCGACGATGTAGGACTTCAGATGCATGATGTTGCTTCTTCCGTTTCGTTTGATGCGGATCTCTATTCCAGGTTGGTTAAGCAGTTTTTGACTCTGGTCTCCATGGTCGTGTATTTGTGTCCGGTCACGGTAAATCCGGATTTTGACCCCTTTTTGGGCTTCCTGAAGGAGTACTCCCGAGAGATTCCTGTCGGTAAAGGCATACATTGCGATATCAATGGATTTTTTCGCTTTTTTGAGGATTGCGATATCGATCTTTTCAAGATTTTCCGACGGGGAATAGTGCTCTCCCATTTTCGGGGATCCCTCAAAAAAGGAGCTTGCCGATGCAACGGAGAGCATTCCGGGAAAAAGAAGGAGAAAAGCAACGAGCGTGCTGGCTATCCGGAGCGGACCCGTTTCCTTATCCCCTTGTCGTGTTTCATGTCGGGGACTATGATGAACGGATGTCAACGGGTTTGTAACGGATTTCTTTTGAGTGG
Encoded proteins:
- a CDS encoding MFS transporter, with product MSDSPRIQRLPETKSSMTIIPILSANRFLRGIAQGFLIVWFLPDLHLLGWSPVNAGIALSSGLLFDFLLTLAIGRIADRRRGIPILVSGELLTMTPCLFFLWNHHPVWIWIAAALSGLGQRSNGSPGPFTPAEQTTILKTIHLERLFSTVSSNLAAGLSGMAIGGLSGAFLPHGMKIFPLENLKGLLLLMIASSLLNIFLLRKAGVLEETKIKGRSVDHPNSPLLPGEKKSLLLLATSNALFGLSMGITDPSISYWFMLRFQMGPQTISLVLGISFLAAALFSALLARKHHHSHLLRATVLLQFLAVISLFLMPLPSSFGWACALFTLRFACLRGPGGIRQALAGQLVRPEHAGWAQSIHLSSLGVAAVFGPALAGLFWKKGMVNTPLYMGAAFGVLSLILFLILYRTSVMRPPSASLPSP
- a CDS encoding glycosyltransferase family 9 protein; this encodes MASNPEKKADDRRFEEHRDQDPSSIADLLPDGMSGDIIVSKFSGWGSLVTIIPLLDAIKNRFPESGIILLTHRKNEEFAKILPQITRTILFSNPGLGHFLKSPLQFWKKIRILRKGKPTVFIDLQIHTHQSLSMILSLASGASIRVGLKSKPSRSRDRFLTHSIYFNRHQPLSTVFRQIGNLLGLGPLAQSPKIPILFSFREQERVLEKLNLPDPQKRLLVINPNASKLSHERRWPRAHFIRLLELFFQRFPDTNVVFPGSPGEYQYNEPILKAFSGSRHFMRNVAGRLTLQETAILLKKASLFLTNDSGPLHLALALGTPTVAMFGPTHPDLVLYRPNPPKSIFLYEPIYCSPCLHQTPTPPCAGDNKCIQAISPESVLFAMESLLTSPKKDPGPQEWRFNPARYSPQNERHTPGLIQDSPVKIKTL
- a CDS encoding cytochrome b/b6 domain-containing protein — its product is MDTDTKSDMKTMKIWEPGLRIWHWANALSILLLLETSFLFDWHKELGLSKETSGLFKKTHWVVGLVFAGFFLYRFFLLFRGKTFSRVKDLRITEKGQSVLGVLRHEISIHKNPPKDQNGQPMEPPEPGHNRLGRFLYIPLLFILLPLQIVTGVLWGSLNWGYWPVPALHNMDHATRKSIDDLLSNIHSTGMYIIVAIVILHIGGVIMSELTFGTNLLSSMIHGKKNLPPQAMMEYEKILEEGNASD
- a CDS encoding carboxypeptidase-like regulatory domain-containing protein produces the protein MKKTRLPLSSPLSMSIVLVALTLFSLSACQTLQGSLPSNGERTRISGKLISEGLPINHATIFLKGSGTRTNRELLTRADGSFEADLLPGHYALSTQPVGYCPIKGSINVPKNPGQPVPLRIELVRVSFIHCGQGTIILSGKAIDNEGKHLTKPALLSGIINGLSAPKSGTASPTLSFFLTAEGPGETTREISLDPTGRFIAPPMVAGRYILDLVFSGFCPVHQTLELPTGDSYLQLQLIRHQEGTSCTKSRAHLILPDTGS
- a CDS encoding DMT family transporter translates to MRTPHGRLLVLYVLFLVGFARTGFNRWKRDVKKRFSTLVGGYWAIALTTLIWGFHYVVLYEPLRMLTPRHFLTLRFGWGAILLLLLGPRLFSLLKELTLGQWSGLAFLAFLSTVSYQISFFKAVSLLDPLTISLILSLGPLILAVFGHIGAGERYKKSQWGGMLVVFMGTAVLVGGGAPVGSGPFWLTGLLWGALCLFLFVLQTLWSRRLLRTLPPLTVTVLPILIGGLFIALSSPKELLLSPDERVPVVYFALFYTIGIALYLAYFLWNRALSVLGSTRTSFLVNGQPIVTALGAIIFLGKPLSFHQVAGGLLMLSGYALFFVPEFLDKPLPLGDALDVASNGESMPQ
- a CDS encoding phospholipase D-like domain-containing protein; the protein is MNSSTQKKSVTNPLTSVHHSPRHETRQGDKETGPLRIASTLVAFLLLFPGMLSVASASSFFEGSPKMGEHYSPSENLEKIDIAILKKAKKSIDIAMYAFTDRNLSGVLLQEAQKGVKIRIYRDRTQIHDHGDQSQKLLNQPGIEIRIKRNGRSNIMHLKSYIVDGRILRTGSANWSPPGEGAACRRYSCGHRLQQDNNLFLTEDPIMAKQFVKEFDHLWNRPNNMRHFPKAKHRRRKYD